GTAAACATTGAAGCAATTTGGAATCTGCATCTACTTTAGTGGGTTGATATGCCATGCAATACATTGTAACATGGAACACGTATGCAATATTGAATGTGATAGGAGCGTATGGTGCAGAACatatttgtaaacattttatttcgtaAAAGTGATCAATATTCttcacaaatatttattttggcttaaaatttttaatacaaatgtTAACTAGTTCTTATTTAGTCTTAGTTTATCCTTAAATGAATGTAGAACACTTTAATTCcttgaaaaacatattgacATCTTTAAATAGAGTCTCAAAAATTCACTATGATGGCTAGTATAAAACATAACTGAACAACTTTTCATTCAAGCTTAAAattagataatttttttttatttattgatattataTGACAACATTTGACTAATTAATGGCaatggtaattaaatttaatatggTAATTAAATGGTAATATGGTTCTAAATAATTGAACCTTAAACAAGGTCTACTGTCTCAACACAATTTCTAacacaaaatataatttaatcttTTTAAACAAAGTGCTGCTACTATAACTAATATTGCTAAGATaatgctactactactgctactactaatACTCCTACTataactactactactactactaataTACTactataataaaaacaaactaattttatttgttaacaGTATTTACAACATGCGGGCATTATGAAAATTGACACATTTCTCGAGTATAATTAGCATACacattaccaccaccacgcaataattgaaagcaaaatgtGTTAGTACTGATAAAATTAGCGAAATATGAATTTCACAATTAATTCTGACCATAAATTAAAGTTGATATGAAGGTTCCTTAGTGTATGACGGATAATTCTcaaattttattctatttgaATCTTCAAATACACACATTTGCTGCAAAATAATTTCACGATTGCGGATACAAGGATAAGTTTAAATGATGCATGTTGAAGGCGAGTAAGTGGTCGAGGTGGCGGTGTGAATGTTTGTTATAATAGTGTCCTCGAAAAGTGAGATCCAACTATTTTAATGATGATTAAAAACTTATTGCCATATAATTCTAGAGACAAATAGGCTTCAACTGCTTGCACATGTGAGCTATTTGGATGTAATGAGGAAAGTGGTCATTGTACACAATTTAAAATTCTATAAATTTTCTTCGTATAACCTTGGATGAATGATAATGGTATATCTACATGAGTATCTTTTCCTAGGGTTTCGCAGAAATCTTGACTTGCAGAATGAAAGTttgtacatgcacacacaacaaagaGATGTgacaaaatgtttaaaaatgcctgaaaataaatataaaagaatataaactaaaacataagaaaataggaataacagcaaaaacacttaaaaacacaaaaagaagataaataaCAATTAGAACACAAAAGTGTGCCAACAGTTCCTGACGTACTGAATCAGGCTGAATGGCAACACACATAAAGCACAATAACATTACTTCCAAATGACGGTCACGTTGGAATCCATAtcgatttcttgttcgattcgaCTTGGTGACATTCCCGTTTTGCAGCAGATTTCGTCCAAACTGTTTAGACCGGTGTACAGTTTGTGCTTTGGTGTTGGTATTGACCCAGTGTATATGGGATACTTGTTGATGCAGCGGATCAGATTGTGCtgcaaaccgaacgaaactAGCTTGCGCTCGTCGATATTGTTGTCACGCGGGCAGAGCCTCTGACAGAGCGAACGCAGTGTTACGCCGTGCGTCATCTGCGAGTAGAGTTGCAGAATGTTGAACAAACTGGGCAGGCGTACCGTGTCAACCTTTTCGGCATGTTGCAGCTGCACGTACTTGCGACACTCGTCGGCCAAGGATCGATCACGCGTGAGTTTCTGCAGTTCACGTGTGCACATGTACACGTTGCTGTACTTGAGTAAGGGTAACAGCTGCATTACGCCGTAGTACACCAGATTTTGGATGCACGACTTTACCAGCTGATTCTCGACGTCCGCTTCGGCGGCGATGCGTGCAACGTGGTTGATACCGTTGATGAAAGGCAACACTTGCTGCGTTGTTAGATCCCATGAGTCAAGGTCTGTGTCCTCAAATCCTCGACACAGAAGCGGAACCTGGTGGTCTTGCACAACCGGTGGGTCCGATTTGAGGCGACCTATCTTCAGATAGATTGTGGTATCGCCCTCTACGATCGTCGCTACATGGCGCTGGTTAAGATCGCGCAGTATGCACGCGAGCAAGTTGCTAATGTTGCTATTGTTTTCCGCGTTTGATAGGAAAGATCCTTCCTCCTCCATCATCAGCAAATATTCGGAGAGCTTTTTAACCACAGCCTCATATTGAACGGTTCGCGACCACGagtcaaacacaaaacataaattgaaataaaaaaagttccGTTGATAGCGCACGTGATTGATCCGCACTGGATAACCGATTACTTTATGTCCCAATGTATTACTGCTGACACACATGAAAAAGAGATACAAGATCAGGTTGAATAATTTGTCTACAACCCAGTTCTGTAAAGGAACGTCCCATGGCCTTACATTGTTAAAATGCACCGTTGCAGCTGCGGCTTAGGAATGATGTATGTACGGATGGAGTCAAACACTTCCTTGGTTATGAAATTCTCCGGCACTTGACAGCTGATTTTGGAGCCCGCCACAACATGAAACTCACTGAGCAGTATACAGCGAATGGGACCGTCTTTTATCTTACTACCCTTGGTCTGAAACCAAAAAGtacaaaagaaatcaaacattcGACATCAAACGGCCATTCTTACCTCACGCAGCAATTGGTCCCTGTCCATTGCTATCACgaaatttattcttttcctATTCCGCGTACATCAATTGGACGAAAAAcaagcacaacacaacacaaccatgATACGAAATCGggaatagttttgtttgtatcaTGACAACCGAAGATGACACGTGTCGAAACATCCCTATGTCATAACAGACTAAAGCAGTGTTTACACGTTTGGTTCAATATGctgtatttttatattattttttattgttttatttattttatgtatattgcataaaatattctcaaatgcgaaagaaaactacattgatttgtttccattaaaaaagcaaaaatgaaatttacatttattaaaattatacacTGGAAATTACCACAAAATGAATCCCATAATGTGCATGATAACACAATAGCctgaattttatttacagtcttttcccgagttacgcgaattcgagatacgcgaatcccaaaattttgacaattcgtgtaattttgtcaaattttgtcaaattttaaatttttcccaaaaactcgttacattttgatgttaaaattattattttttgtaaatatttactctaattgtcgaataaacgtaaaaatatcaattataaatgtgcttcgtaacgggaaaagaaaaaatcgatcaataaatactaactataaacgatattataaagggaatcCGAGTTAGGCAaaaattcgagttacgcgaatttctctggcacgcattattcgcgtaactcgggaaaacaCTGTACCTGTAATGGGTATTGGTATGCAaattctctgcacttaatttgcTCAGCAAACCTGGCTACTTTTTGataaaatacattgaaatagattaaaaacaagtgttttgtATGATCGAGGAAGCTATTTAGACCAACTTTACATCTTTATgcta
This sequence is a window from Anopheles marshallii chromosome X, idAnoMarsDA_429_01, whole genome shotgun sequence. Protein-coding genes within it:
- the LOC128709955 gene encoding GATOR complex protein NPRL2; this encodes MDRDQLLRETKGSKIKDGPIRCILLSEFHVVAGSKISCQVPENFITKEVFDSIRTYIIPKPQLQRCILTINTLGHKVIGYPVRINHVRYQRNFFYFNLCFVFDSWSRTVQYEAVVKKLSEYLLMMEEEGSFLSNAENNSNISNLLACILRDLNQRHVATIVEGDTTIYLKIGRLKSDPPVVQDHQVPLLCRGFEDTDLDSWDLTTQQVLPFINGINHVARIAAEADVENQLVKSCIQNLVYYGVMQLLPLLKYSNVYMCTRELQKLTRDRSLADECRKYVQLQHAEKVDTVRLPSLFNILQLYSQMTHGVTLRSLCQRLCPRDNNIDERKLVSFGLQHNLIRCINKYPIYTGSIPTPKHKLYTGLNSLDEICCKTGMSPSRIEQEIDMDSNVTVIWK